GTTAGCTGGGCGGTTCGATCGGCTCCAGGAGCTTATGGAGCGtcaggctgcggcggcggctgcggcagtTGGACGTGGCTATGATCCGCCTGCGCCTTCGGTTCGCGCCCCCaatgcggccgagggtgtgggtgatgcgccggttccggtggcggcgcaacccccaccggtggatattcctcctGCGGCGTCGAGGTCTCCTACGCCTAGAGCggcggctgaggaggcggagcgagagcgtggCTACACGGCTCTCACAAGGTTTACGAAGTTCCACCCGCCTACGTTCGACGGAGAAGTGATAGATCCTTGGACGGTGGAGACATGGTTGgcctcgatggagaccctgttcgaggatatctatactgaggagcgggacaaggttAATTTGGCCGCTCATTGCTTTGAAAAGCGGGCTAGGGTGTGGTGGAAGAGAGTAAAGCAGGATCGATCTCCGGATCTTTCCCCGATcgattgggaggagttccgaagATTGATGTTCGCGGAATACTTTCCCGATAGCGATAAGAGGAAGATGCGGGAAGACTTCAGGAAGCTTAAGCAGGGTAACCGCACTGTTCgggagtatgagcgagagttcaCGCATCTTTTGaactgcgtcccggacgtggcgACAACGGAGCAAGACCGAGCAGATTGCTTCGTGAGAGGACTCCGACCCGGCGTGTTTCGgatggtgcatgccttcaagtttcaTACTTTTGCGGAGGCTTTGGACCGCGCCTtatgggtcgagcacgggaacgcctgcgagcgtgaggaccgtgaggcgTTCGAGAAGGATAAAGGGAAGAAGCGACCgggcggtggttcggggggacagtcGAGTTCGagaaggcccccgaagtatccacgatCGCAACCGAAGGGCCGTGGAGCGCAGCGATGTATCTTTTGCGGCGGTGACCATCGACCCAGTGTGTGTGATCAGCGCCGAGGAAAGTGTTTTAGATGCGGGCAATCAGGGCACATCGCACGTGACTGCCCACAAGGTGGGGCCTTACCTACTCAGTCTGTTGCGTCGGCCCCGGCGATTCCGGCTCGTTATGCTATGCCACCTGCTGCGGCATCGGCTGGACGTGCAGCGGCACCACGTCAACCTGAACCTGCACGGTCGGCCCCGAGCGGAaggatgtatgccgctcaggTGCAAGAAGAGGAGCCCGTTGAAGCCGAGGAGCGCAATgtagtggcaggtatggttttggtCAATGGTGTTCGAGCAAGagctctttttgatactggcgCGTCTCACTCCTTCATTAACCGATCGTTTGCACAAGTGCATGATATTGAGATTAGTCTCGGGGAGAGTGTGTGGCGTGTAGAAGGACCCGGGCGAGCCTTCCTTGTTAGGAAGCGGTGTTTGGcgtgcccagtacaagtaggtgactggattatgccggtcGACCTGTTGGTGCTAAAGAGGTTAAAGGAGTTCGATGTCATTttaggcatggattggctctcgaagtattatgtgtctatcgactgcaagactagagtgatcacatttcgggagCCAGGGCACGAGGAGTTCATgtatcgagcttgcaagagttcgtgcttcgccgcgacggtgtcggcgacaagagcgAGGAAGCTAGTCAATAGCGGTTGCATGGCTTACTTGGCGACCGTTATGGAAGTCGACCGAGTAGTGCCGGCTTTGGAAGAGTTGGAGGTTGTGCgagagtttccggatgtgtttccggcagagctaccggggatgccgccggaccgGGAAATTGAGTTCATGATAGACTTGCTTCCCGGGACCGCGCCGATATCTAAGGCCCCATACCGTATGGCGCCGGCTGAGCTAAGGGAGTTGAGGgatcagttgcaggatcttctcgacaaggagtttattaggccgagcgtgtcaccgtggggagccccggtattgtttgtgcgcaagaaggatggatcctttcgactttgcgtggattaccgcgagttgaataaggtcactgtgaagaacaagtacccgttaccccgcatcgacgacttgtttgatcagttacaggggtcgcgagtgtactcCAAGATCGACCTCCAATCCGGCTACCATCAGTTgaagattaagccggaggatgtttcgaagaccgcgtttcgcacgcggtacgGACACTACGAGTTTAccgtgatgccgtttgggcttacaaatgccccggctgcgttcatgagcttgatgaaccgagtgttcaAGGAATGCttagaccgatttgtcgtagtctttatagacgacatcttggtctattcgcgtgATGAGGACGAGCatgcggagcatttgcgcatcgtacttcaaatccttcgggagaagaagttgtacgcaaagctaaagaagtgtgacttctggctccgagaagtcgcttttctcgggcatgttatttccgagggcggtgtttctgttgacccgaggaaagtagaggctattgagaattggccgcgcccgacgagtGTTGCGGAGGTCCGAAGTTTTGTGGGCCTAGCAGgttactaccgacggtttgtggagggcttctCGAAGATCGTGATTCCACTCACCCGTCTAATGCAGAAAGGCACccagtttgtttggagcgacgagtgtgaccggagttttaaagagttgaaggaaaagTTAACTTCGACCccggtactcgccttaccggtgcagggtgaTGACTACGTGGTGTTTAGCGACGCATCTtatctgggtttggggtgtgtgctgatgcaaggcgggaaggtcattgcttatgcgtcccgtcaattgaaaagctacgagaagaactaccccatacatgatttggagttggcggcggtgatctttgctctgaagctttggagacactatctatatggtgctcattgcgagatctacaccgaccataaaagtttgaagtacttgtttacccagaaggagctaaacatgcggcaacggcggtggttggagttacttaaggattacgatgttgatatcctctaccaccccggaaagGCAAACGTAGTCGCTGACGCACTTAGTCggaagtcggcggagaacctcgctTTGTGGGTTACCAATCAGACG
The Ananas comosus cultivar F153 unplaced genomic scaffold, ASM154086v1, whole genome shotgun sequence genome window above contains:
- the LOC109705408 gene encoding uncharacterized protein LOC109705408 → MFAEYFPDSDKRKMREDFRKLKQGNRTVREYEREFTHLLNCVPDVATTEQDRADCFVRGLRPGVFRMVHAFKFHTFAEALDRALWVEHGNACEREDREAFEKDKGKKRPGGGSGGQSSSRRPPKYPRSQPKGRGAQRCIFCGGDHRPSVCDQRRGKCFRCGQSGHIARDCPQGGALPTQSVASAPAIPARYAMPPAAASAGRAAAPRQPEPARSAPSGRMYAAQVQEEEPVEAEERNVVAGMVLVNGVRARALFDTGASHSFINRSFAQVHDIEISLGESVWRVEGPGRAFLVRKRCLACPVQVGDWIMPVDLLVLKRLKEFDVILGMDWLS